From Anopheles darlingi chromosome 2, idAnoDarlMG_H_01, whole genome shotgun sequence, the proteins below share one genomic window:
- the LOC125948972 gene encoding protein cup-like, whose product MVKFVTPDNSTMTSSLRHTEQYDNCSGLLIESDATPLEELDPAILSCGLPAIVLDVGETLNLSSPDVPTIIRYTVAQLLALRKAPFSHRRPAAIDDPCIGGYPIWQRNGFRRAGGSDEELYGGSAAGRKPNDRHRDNGFVPRFRRNHEFSNRNHHVIVKSYNGGDGGISGHQMRLQDTIIEEEPEWVMGGPTSRLDTIELRGFDDDIVHNVTDSLKSTSYPVVAGGSGGTQGTAHAKRSDFYDELLHYEHVHQKQQQQQSGGKHDTSGSGGDGESVSTSNNGNSPPPARSTPTKHVTDQNNNSHGQGKSGTVGGRGGSGSGSGYSTGVNVSNFEEFMKFDSILGDSNDAECSSFSKFLRRGSSTGSGSGGQQQHQHHLNHQQQHHQHNHHHGSHHGHQQHHVRFALDRNTNHYQRPAGSGRLSMASLQHPPLGLEVGSDSYDNQAPPPVGGHCSAGNEPTGTKPFQRLVEMMAVQNQRVQHQQQQQYLMQLLQNNQQTESLRQMLMKNASLDGRQQGRQQPQQQQQHPGQRVPTQRELQLHTQSIMKNALLRKKIVEQGRIILEQQGPQEPIPAVQQLIQSIYPNVQRSLAVLASSNSANQQPQQQQHSGSFSGEMRNEAAAFSGGSRRGLVRSSSTPSNRRFS is encoded by the exons ATGGTGAAATTCGTTACCCCGGACAACAGTACGATGACATCTTCGCTGCGGCACACTGAACAATACGATAATTGTTCGGGGCTGCTCATCGAGTCAG ATGCTACTCCGTTGGAAGAGCTAGATCCGGCCATTCTAAGTTGCGGTCTGCCGGCCATCGTACTCGATGTTGGCGAAACGTTGAACCTTTCGTCACCGGACGTACCGACGATCATACGCTACACGGTTGCCCAGTTGCTGGCACTTAGGAAGGCACCGTTCTCGcatcgccggccggccgccatCGATGATCCGTGCATCGGCGGGTATCCGATCTGGCAGCGCAACGGATTCCGACGTGCGGGCGGAAGTGACGAGGAACTGTACGGTGGTTCCGCTGCCGGACGTAAACCGAACGACCGTCATCGGGACAATGGCTTTGTGCCAAG ATTTCGACGGAATCATGAGTTTAGCAATCGGAACCATCACGTTATCGTGAAGAGCTACAATGGAGGCGATGGTGGTATCAGTGGGCACCAGATGCGCCTACAGGATACGATCATCGAGGAGGAACCGGAATGGGTTATGGGGGGCCCCACCTCCCGCCTGGATACGATCGAGCTGCGTGGCTTTGATGACGACATAGTGCACAACGTGACGGACTCGCTGAAATCCACCTCCTATCCCGTCGTggctggtggtagcggtgggaCACAGGGTACAGCCCATGCCAAGCGAAGTGACTTCTATGACGAACTGTTGCACTATGAGCACgtgcatcagaagcagcagcagcagcagtccggtgGAAAGCATGACACTTCCGGTagtggtggcgacggtgagAGTGTGTCCACCTCGAACAACGGCAATAGTCCACCGCCGGCCCGTAGCACCCCAACGAAGCATGTGACCGATCAGAATAACAACAGCCATGGCCAGGGCAAATCGGGAACGGTAGGTGGTAGAGGTGGTTCCGGCTCCGGATCCGGCTACTCGACCGGTGTGAATGTATCCAATTTCGAGGAATTCATGAAGTTCGATTCCATCCTCGGTGACTCGAACGATGCAGAATGTTCCAGCTTCAGCAAATTCCTTCGCCGCGGTTCATCCACTGGTAGTGGATCCGGTggtcaacaacagcatcagcatcatcttaatcatcagcagcagcatcatcagcataatcatcatcatggttcGCACCAtggtcatcagcagcatcatgtgcGCTTTGCGCTCGATCGTAACACGAATCACTATCAGCGTCCGGCAGGTTCCGGACGCTTGTCGATGGCATCGTTGCAGCATCCTCCTCTGGGGCTGGAAGTAGGATCCGATTCGTATGATAATCAGGCGCCACCTCCGGTAGGGGGTCATTGTAGCGCTGGCAATGAACCGACTGGAACGAAACCTTTCCAGCGTTTGGTCGAGATGATGGCCGTTCAAAATCAGCgtgtgcagcaccagcagcaacagcagtactTGATGCAGTTGCTGCAAAACAATCAGCAAACCGAATCACTGCGTCAGATGCTGATGAAGAACGCTTCGCTTGACGGTCGTCAGCAGGGACGacaacagccacagcaacagcagcagcatccggggCAACGGGTGCCTACACAACGTGAGCTTCAGCTACACACGCAATCGATCATGAAGAAtgctttgctgcgcaagaagaTCGTCGAGCAGGGACGGATTATTCTGGAGCAGCAAGGACCCCAGGAACCAATTCCAGCTGTCCAGCAGCTGATCCAGTCGATCTATCCTAACGTGCAGCGTAGCTTAGCCGTTCTGGCCTCCAGTAATAGTGCCaatcagcagccgcagcagcagcaacattctgGAAGTTTTTCCGgagaaatgagaaatgaaGCAGCCGCATTCAGTGGGGGTAGCCGACGCGGTCTAGTGCGATCGTCATCCACTCCCTCAAATCGACGTTTCTCATGA